A window from Lactiplantibacillus pentosus encodes these proteins:
- the celB gene encoding PTS cellobiose transporter subunit IIC, translating to MDDTNNKMFQFLNNHLMGPMGKLAQFRIVRAVMAAGMATIPFTIVGSMFLIVSVLPQSFPALAGFFAVSFDKITPLYMLANTATMGILSLYFCLVFGYEYTKIQAQEEKIEVNPLNGALISMMAFFMCLPELVFKGGAMTLINVFNKNSKIIDGWEMSGGVTRLGTTGIFTAIIMSIIAVKIYTTCVKRNWTIKMPETVPAGVARSFTALIPTALIALTVIVINGLLILMGTDIYKIVAIPFGFVTNLTNTWIGLLVVYFIMHALWLVGIHGATIVTSFLTPIVLSNMVSNAKGANIPFAGEFNNCFVTIGGSGATLGMVVFIAFFAKSAQLGALGKASIVPAFFNINEPILFGMPVVYNPYTAIPFFLAPMSSMSVAYFAIKFHMVNPPIAQVAWPTPVGLSGFLGSGGDWRAAVLAVVCALIAFVIWFPFIKFYDNKLYLQEQNGTAQTD from the coding sequence ATGGATGATACAAATAACAAAATGTTTCAGTTTCTGAACAACCATTTGATGGGACCGATGGGGAAGTTGGCCCAGTTCAGAATCGTCCGCGCCGTTATGGCCGCTGGGATGGCAACCATTCCATTTACGATCGTTGGGTCGATGTTCTTGATCGTCAGCGTGTTACCACAAAGTTTTCCAGCGTTAGCCGGCTTCTTTGCGGTTTCATTTGATAAGATCACGCCGCTATACATGCTTGCAAATACGGCGACGATGGGAATCTTGTCACTCTACTTCTGTTTAGTGTTTGGGTATGAATATACGAAGATTCAAGCACAAGAAGAAAAAATCGAGGTCAATCCGCTAAACGGGGCTTTGATTTCAATGATGGCCTTTTTCATGTGCTTGCCCGAATTAGTATTCAAGGGCGGCGCCATGACGTTAATCAACGTGTTCAATAAGAATTCTAAGATTATTGATGGTTGGGAAATGAGTGGTGGCGTTACTCGGCTTGGGACGACCGGGATTTTTACGGCTATCATCATGTCAATTATTGCTGTAAAGATTTATACGACTTGTGTGAAACGTAACTGGACCATCAAGATGCCTGAAACGGTGCCAGCTGGGGTTGCACGTTCATTTACAGCTCTGATTCCAACGGCTTTAATTGCACTTACTGTGATTGTCATCAACGGATTATTAATTTTGATGGGTACGGATATTTATAAAATCGTTGCGATTCCATTCGGGTTCGTGACGAACTTGACGAATACTTGGATTGGGTTACTAGTCGTGTACTTTATCATGCATGCACTCTGGTTAGTCGGTATTCACGGGGCTACAATCGTGACGTCATTCTTAACGCCAATCGTACTCTCCAACATGGTCAGCAACGCCAAGGGGGCTAATATTCCGTTCGCCGGCGAATTCAATAACTGTTTTGTCACAATCGGTGGTTCTGGTGCAACCCTCGGGATGGTTGTATTCATTGCGTTCTTTGCTAAGTCAGCGCAATTAGGAGCACTGGGTAAAGCTAGTATCGTGCCTGCATTTTTCAACATTAACGAACCAATTTTGTTCGGGATGCCGGTTGTTTATAATCCTTACACGGCGATTCCATTCTTCTTGGCACCAATGTCTTCAATGTCAGTGGCATACTTCGCCATCAAGTTCCACATGGTCAACCCACCGATCGCCCAAGTTGCATGGCCAACACCAGTTGGTTTATCAGGCTTCTTAGGTTCAGGTGGTGATTGGCGCGCTGCTGTCTTAGCTGTCGTTTGTGCTTTGATTGCGTTCGTGATCTGGTTCCCATTCATCAAGTTCTACGACAACAAACTTTACTTGCAAGAACAAAATGGAACGGCACAAACTGATTAA
- a CDS encoding MazG-like protein, with amino-acid sequence MEIKEVAQRSAKIREQYHQLEMKQDGHPWTTEQDALAFLTDAALVGRQVMAHQGSWPDGHDQQLLADKIGESIWWLSVLADANEVDLDQAVTKFLNDKASQLKG; translated from the coding sequence TTGGAAATCAAAGAAGTTGCACAACGCTCAGCAAAGATTCGTGAACAATATCATCAATTGGAAATGAAGCAAGACGGCCATCCGTGGACCACTGAGCAAGATGCACTGGCCTTCTTGACGGATGCAGCATTAGTTGGTCGGCAAGTCATGGCCCATCAAGGTAGCTGGCCAGATGGTCACGACCAGCAGTTACTTGCGGACAAAATTGGTGAATCAATCTGGTGGTTAAGCGTCTTGGCTGATGCAAATGAAGTTGATTTGGACCAAGCGGTGACGAAATTTTTGAACGATAAAGCGTCACAGCTTAAGGGGTAA
- a CDS encoding DUF1097 domain-containing protein gives MTIKTSSQHVIQTVTTAIFIAVIPPLWAVLSPKFGVETGAVALISAGLFTAKGNDPKKALPIILGLLIGIPWGMVALKLMALPGSPSMNQFLSLCILGAVSVLVCGLTVVGRFVDATAWLSGWAITILVLGHETMTSWHWLPLQLALSMLVGVYLIGVGGVVFNNWFRKHDNN, from the coding sequence ATGACAATCAAAACTAGCAGTCAACACGTGATTCAAACGGTGACGACAGCCATCTTCATTGCCGTTATCCCGCCATTGTGGGCGGTGCTGAGCCCCAAATTTGGGGTCGAGACTGGCGCTGTGGCGCTAATTTCTGCCGGCCTGTTCACTGCAAAAGGAAATGACCCTAAGAAAGCCTTGCCGATTATTTTAGGCTTGTTGATTGGGATTCCTTGGGGGATGGTGGCACTGAAGCTGATGGCGTTGCCGGGTAGTCCATCCATGAATCAATTTTTAAGCCTCTGTATTTTGGGCGCAGTCAGTGTTTTAGTCTGTGGCTTGACGGTCGTGGGCCGGTTCGTGGATGCGACGGCTTGGCTATCCGGCTGGGCGATTACGATTCTGGTCTTAGGTCATGAAACGATGACCAGCTGGCATTGGCTGCCGCTACAGCTAGCCTTGTCCATGCTTGTCGGCGTGTACTTAATTGGCGTCGGTGGTGTCGTCTTTAATAATTGGTTCAGAAAACATGATAATAATTAA
- a CDS encoding DAPG hydrolase family protein produces the protein MTEKFTQNIPANAATLPYYKYYLQDMAKVDPTARKKMVQAPIDPKDATPVQDRNDLLKPGYLKTEVGYCQMPDGTAFMANHLKMPNVTAEMLHWWFAWHGLESMRYVIWNKDDHYDVVVKNGTEAQLKDQSIPMAERIYGVSHTVTEDTGFGPEKIDINFKNPVDLGYDPQLLAQSGSDIVAAANGETALMLHVVRPVDGGIELRSRFWLGWNVDLQTHEPVRVIPDDAKIDGEVAKRLGLHNIKEMTNLAQILPSLYAENKDKF, from the coding sequence ATGACAGAAAAATTCACACAAAACATCCCTGCTAACGCGGCAACGTTGCCGTACTATAAGTATTATTTACAAGACATGGCGAAAGTCGATCCAACTGCACGAAAGAAGATGGTGCAAGCCCCAATCGATCCAAAAGATGCGACCCCGGTGCAAGACCGTAATGATTTATTGAAGCCAGGTTACTTGAAGACTGAGGTCGGTTATTGCCAAATGCCGGATGGGACTGCGTTCATGGCAAACCACTTGAAAATGCCGAACGTGACAGCAGAAATGTTACATTGGTGGTTTGCTTGGCATGGCCTAGAATCAATGCGTTACGTCATTTGGAATAAGGATGATCATTACGATGTCGTCGTCAAAAATGGGACTGAGGCGCAACTGAAGGACCAATCAATTCCGATGGCCGAACGAATTTACGGTGTTTCTCATACAGTTACCGAAGATACTGGTTTTGGCCCTGAAAAAATCGATATTAATTTCAAAAACCCGGTTGATTTGGGCTATGACCCACAACTGCTGGCGCAAAGCGGTTCAGATATTGTGGCGGCCGCCAATGGTGAGACGGCCCTGATGTTACACGTGGTTCGCCCCGTCGATGGTGGGATTGAATTACGCAGTCGCTTCTGGCTAGGCTGGAATGTCGACCTGCAAACGCATGAACCTGTTCGTGTAATTCCTGATGATGCCAAAATCGACGGTGAAGTTGCCAAACGGCTCGGGTTGCATAACATCAAGGAAATGACCAACCTAGCTCAAATTTTACCAAGTCTTTACGCTGAAAACAAAGATAAGTTCTAA
- a CDS encoding Crp/Fnr family transcriptional regulator: protein MEFFIQQDYQDFKDDLLKLPHTQKMIAANEEISLTNQTYFIVSGRVVEILLLPDGEAHALVAYGPQTLFPPLFSASMPTKDELIFRFVQPSTLWCYDNTLLANYAEQHRTFAKQLNQSYLKHMNYYLNDISQLITSSGMQRLVTFLRYYLDEHHPSDNLIPIRQKNLARLIALNPTNMSRNIKKLKEASIVQVSGAGITVLNPEALKTYLD from the coding sequence ATGGAATTTTTTATTCAACAGGATTACCAAGATTTTAAAGACGACTTACTAAAATTACCGCACACCCAGAAAATGATTGCTGCAAATGAGGAAATCTCGCTGACCAATCAAACTTACTTCATCGTTTCCGGACGAGTCGTTGAAATCCTATTGTTGCCGGATGGCGAAGCCCACGCATTGGTCGCCTATGGCCCGCAAACATTATTTCCACCACTATTTTCGGCATCAATGCCGACAAAAGATGAGTTGATTTTCCGCTTCGTCCAACCCAGTACCCTATGGTGTTATGACAACACACTACTCGCTAACTACGCCGAGCAGCATCGCACTTTCGCCAAGCAACTCAACCAGAGTTATCTCAAACACATGAACTATTATCTAAATGATATTAGCCAATTGATTACTTCATCAGGCATGCAACGTCTCGTCACTTTTCTTCGGTATTATTTGGATGAACACCACCCGAGTGATAATTTGATTCCAATCCGTCAGAAGAATCTTGCCCGGCTGATTGCGTTGAACCCTACCAATATGTCGCGGAATATTAAGAAGCTCAAGGAAGCCAGCATCGTCCAAGTCTCAGGTGCCGGCATCACGGTGTTAAATCCTGAAGCACTCAAAACATACTTAGACTAA
- a CDS encoding Ldh family oxidoreductase, with amino-acid sequence MVKRYDSKKIEQLIYNIYKGYGFSEEESQEVAHMLIYTDLIGIESHGVQRMIMYDGFIRNGKIRVHNRPEVVKETDVSAVVDAHFGLGQLNGIYSMRLAIEKAKQHGIGMVTTRNSGHYGIAGYYANMAAEEGLIGLSSCNSRSAMLPTHATKALVGTNPIAFAMPAQPNTFIFDAATTTVPQGKIEVYRKLGKDLPALWVAKDGETPVNRHDDTEDLDALRDLDSNVGLAPLGGVTEDTGSHKGFGLGVIVEVFTAILSLGNTSNEITPDDLSVGPCQSFIAIDPSIFGDKDAIIDKFSAYLQAIRDLPSVPGKPVIVAGDKEAAAYQDRSANGIEIDDKTLAEVVGIAKRLGIDYAQYVA; translated from the coding sequence ATGGTAAAACGATATGATAGCAAGAAAATTGAACAACTGATTTACAATATTTACAAAGGTTACGGCTTTTCCGAGGAAGAAAGTCAAGAAGTGGCCCACATGCTGATTTACACGGACTTAATCGGGATTGAATCCCATGGGGTCCAACGAATGATCATGTACGACGGCTTCATTCGCAATGGTAAGATTCGTGTACATAATCGTCCAGAAGTGGTCAAAGAAACCGATGTGAGTGCGGTCGTTGACGCCCACTTTGGCTTAGGGCAGTTAAACGGGATTTATAGCATGCGCCTTGCCATCGAAAAAGCAAAACAACACGGCATTGGCATGGTCACGACTCGTAACTCCGGTCATTACGGCATTGCCGGGTATTACGCCAACATGGCGGCCGAAGAAGGCTTGATTGGCCTGTCATCGTGTAATTCACGTTCAGCGATGTTACCCACTCACGCCACGAAGGCTTTAGTCGGCACCAATCCAATCGCCTTTGCGATGCCGGCCCAGCCAAACACGTTTATCTTCGACGCGGCGACGACCACCGTGCCACAAGGTAAAATTGAAGTTTACCGTAAATTAGGCAAAGATTTACCGGCCTTATGGGTTGCCAAGGACGGCGAAACGCCCGTCAATCGGCATGACGATACCGAAGACTTGGACGCCCTGCGTGATTTAGATTCCAACGTTGGTTTGGCGCCATTAGGTGGTGTCACCGAAGATACCGGTAGTCACAAGGGCTTTGGTCTCGGTGTCATCGTCGAAGTGTTCACCGCGATTCTTTCCCTAGGCAACACTTCCAACGAAATTACGCCAGACGACCTTTCCGTGGGTCCTTGTCAGAGCTTTATCGCCATCGACCCGTCAATCTTCGGTGATAAAGATGCCATCATCGACAAGTTCTCGGCTTACTTACAAGCCATCCGCGACCTGCCATCCGTTCCTGGTAAACCAGTCATCGTCGCCGGCGACAAGGAAGCCGCTGCGTACCAAGACCGCTCAGCTAACGGTATCGAAATTGACGATAAGACGCTCGCAGAAGTCGTTGGCATCGCCAAACGACTAGGTATCGACTACGCGCAATACGTGGCTTAA
- a CDS encoding nuclear transport factor 2 family protein, with protein sequence MTDEEAIVQLYRDENKAMVNKNLNKLNEILADDMHLTHMTGYVQPKFEWIDQIQNDEMQYLSSKEDAIKAIQINGNQASLIGQNRVQAKIWGGGANTWSLQMQVFYKKQAGKWLITDQVASTY encoded by the coding sequence ATGACAGACGAAGAAGCAATCGTACAATTATATCGGGATGAAAATAAAGCGATGGTCAATAAAAATCTCAATAAATTAAATGAAATTTTGGCAGATGACATGCATTTGACCCACATGACGGGCTACGTTCAGCCTAAGTTTGAATGGATCGACCAAATTCAGAATGATGAGATGCAGTACCTTTCTTCTAAAGAAGATGCGATCAAGGCTATCCAAATTAACGGTAATCAGGCTAGCTTAATCGGCCAGAACCGGGTTCAAGCTAAAATCTGGGGTGGCGGTGCCAATACGTGGTCGTTGCAAATGCAGGTCTTCTATAAAAAACAAGCCGGCAAGTGGCTGATTACAGACCAAGTGGCTAGTACGTATTAG
- a CDS encoding LysR family transcriptional regulator, translating into MFQQMQYFIAIVKNHSFTQAAVDCHISQSAISQQMKELENRLGITLIKRKGRSFEVTEAGQYFYIHSQDILADVDQLVENTIKIEKNDEAELRVGYLRSFGTTEFLQTVSEFTQEFPKVKIKISSGTHEDLYELLRTGQIDLDLSDQRRALSNEYQNEFLTASDFMVAVNHSLPVDTDKIEIADLVDLPCILIIDGTQQAAEEAYYRDVLGVRSEFVRAQNYDEAQMLIASNQGYLIINQRMQSQLDQEIVKMLPLFKGNRNLVQNYYAYWQADNSGYYIETFAELLKQNFA; encoded by the coding sequence ATGTTTCAACAAATGCAGTATTTCATCGCAATCGTCAAGAATCATAGTTTTACACAAGCGGCGGTGGACTGCCATATTTCACAATCAGCCATTTCGCAACAGATGAAGGAACTTGAAAATCGCTTGGGCATCACCCTCATAAAGCGGAAGGGGCGCAGCTTTGAAGTCACTGAAGCGGGGCAATATTTTTATATCCACAGCCAGGATATTTTAGCCGATGTCGATCAACTCGTTGAGAACACGATTAAAATCGAAAAGAATGATGAAGCTGAATTACGAGTGGGTTATCTCAGAAGTTTTGGGACTACCGAATTCTTGCAGACGGTGTCTGAGTTCACACAGGAATTCCCTAAGGTTAAGATCAAAATTAGTAGTGGTACCCATGAAGATCTCTATGAATTATTACGAACAGGCCAGATTGATTTGGATTTGTCGGATCAGCGACGCGCGTTATCTAATGAGTACCAGAATGAATTCTTGACGGCGAGTGACTTTATGGTTGCTGTCAATCATTCGTTACCAGTAGATACTGACAAAATTGAAATTGCTGATTTAGTTGATCTTCCTTGTATACTGATTATTGATGGCACCCAACAAGCGGCGGAAGAAGCATACTATCGAGATGTTTTGGGCGTTAGAAGCGAGTTTGTCCGTGCTCAGAATTATGATGAAGCCCAGATGCTGATTGCGTCTAATCAAGGGTATTTGATTATTAATCAGCGGATGCAATCACAATTAGACCAAGAGATTGTCAAGATGCTGCCCTTGTTCAAGGGTAATCGTAACCTGGTTCAAAACTACTATGCTTATTGGCAAGCGGATAATTCAGGATATTATATCGAGACATTCGCGGAATTATTGAAACAGAATTTTGCATAA
- a CDS encoding NAD(P)H-binding protein yields MKKVLIIGATGTIGSAVRETLLNETDNQLTLFARSASRLKAGERETVIAGDVTNDRDLDQAIAGQDVVFVALSGALGRFANKIVAAMDRNDVARLLFITSMGIYDEIPASIGASGNLSHNSMLKSYREAADIVEGSDLNYTVIRPGWFTGGPVDYEITKKGEPFGGHDVSIGSIADFVKNAVADDNYYSHDSVGLNSK; encoded by the coding sequence ATGAAAAAAGTTTTAATTATTGGTGCAACCGGTACGATTGGCAGTGCAGTGCGAGAAACTTTGTTAAACGAAACTGATAATCAGTTAACGTTATTTGCAAGAAGTGCTAGTCGGTTAAAGGCCGGTGAACGTGAAACGGTGATTGCTGGCGATGTGACCAACGATCGCGATTTGGACCAGGCCATTGCCGGACAAGACGTTGTTTTTGTTGCCTTAAGCGGCGCCTTAGGTCGATTTGCAAACAAGATTGTGGCCGCAATGGACCGAAACGATGTTGCGCGGTTATTATTTATTACTTCCATGGGCATTTATGATGAAATCCCGGCTTCGATTGGTGCGAGTGGCAATCTGAGTCATAATTCAATGCTGAAGTCTTACCGGGAGGCGGCCGATATCGTTGAAGGTTCCGACTTGAATTATACGGTGATTCGTCCAGGTTGGTTCACCGGTGGTCCAGTTGATTATGAAATCACGAAGAAGGGTGAACCCTTTGGCGGCCATGACGTCTCTATCGGTTCAATCGCTGATTTTGTGAAGAATGCCGTTGCGGATGACAACTACTATTCACATGATAGCGTTGGTTTAAATTCAAAATAA
- a CDS encoding SDR family oxidoreductase — MTKKTWLITGVSSGFGRAMTAQLLAAGNTVIGTVRNTAKVQDLIDQYPDTFICEILDVMDVPAIHELVNRVATEHSIDVLVNNAGYGLFGAAEELSDADVDKILATDLTGSIQMIRSVLPFMRKQQHGQIIQISSYGGQVAFAGNSMYHAAKFGIEGFCESVAQEVEPFNIGMTIVEPGGARTEFRYGSAHVANLMKEYDENPAHAFMKMLDPANGLAPGDPARMAARIIESVDQPDTPLHMVLGSQALASTIATIEKRLAEYQTEKELAASTDFPAGE; from the coding sequence ATGACGAAAAAAACATGGTTGATTACGGGTGTTAGCAGCGGTTTTGGTCGGGCAATGACGGCGCAGTTATTGGCAGCGGGCAATACCGTGATTGGGACGGTTCGAAATACGGCTAAAGTTCAAGATTTAATTGATCAGTATCCGGATACTTTTATTTGTGAAATCCTAGATGTCATGGATGTCCCGGCGATTCATGAATTGGTCAACCGAGTTGCGACTGAACATTCAATCGATGTTTTAGTTAATAACGCGGGTTACGGGCTCTTCGGTGCGGCTGAAGAGTTGAGTGACGCAGATGTTGATAAAATTTTGGCGACCGACTTAACGGGTTCGATTCAAATGATTCGCTCAGTCTTGCCATTTATGCGCAAGCAACAACATGGCCAAATCATCCAGATTTCATCCTATGGTGGTCAGGTTGCCTTTGCGGGTAATTCGATGTATCACGCCGCAAAGTTTGGTATTGAAGGCTTCTGTGAATCCGTGGCGCAAGAGGTCGAACCATTTAACATTGGCATGACGATCGTTGAACCCGGTGGCGCTCGGACTGAATTCCGGTACGGTAGTGCGCATGTTGCCAATTTGATGAAGGAATATGATGAAAATCCAGCGCACGCTTTCATGAAGATGCTTGACCCAGCAAATGGCTTGGCACCCGGCGATCCAGCTCGAATGGCTGCTCGCATTATCGAAAGTGTTGATCAACCTGACACGCCGTTGCATATGGTCTTAGGATCACAAGCGTTGGCAAGCACGATTGCCACTATTGAAAAGCGGTTGGCGGAATATCAAACTGAAAAGGAACTGGCAGCGTCAACTGATTTTCCAGCTGGCGAATAA
- a CDS encoding carboxymuconolactone decarboxylase family protein, whose protein sequence is MAISKTAQANHKELFPDLKSTLKVTDPEFIEIFDNFNFDEVLQHQNLDLKLRMKITLAALIAMQSVNEYQAMLNGALNVGVTPVEVKEIVYQATAYVGLGKVFDFLHATNAVFTERHISLPIEGQSTTTPATRYEKGLETVRQLAGDAVDKMQENLPENEKHFATFLADNCFGDYYTRKGLDAKTRELITFAMLISLGGADPQVKGHIRNNVTVGNDKDTLLSAITVLLPFIGYPRTLTALNLLNEIIPENN, encoded by the coding sequence ATGGCAATTAGTAAAACTGCACAAGCAAATCACAAAGAATTGTTTCCAGATCTGAAGTCGACGTTAAAAGTCACGGACCCGGAATTCATTGAAATTTTCGACAATTTTAACTTTGACGAAGTCCTGCAACATCAAAACTTGGACTTGAAGTTGCGGATGAAAATTACTTTGGCGGCGTTGATTGCGATGCAATCCGTTAACGAATATCAGGCGATGCTCAATGGTGCGCTGAACGTTGGTGTGACACCGGTCGAAGTTAAAGAAATCGTTTATCAAGCCACCGCATATGTTGGCCTCGGAAAGGTCTTTGACTTCTTACATGCCACCAACGCTGTCTTTACAGAACGGCATATTTCACTCCCGATTGAAGGGCAATCAACGACCACACCAGCAACTCGGTATGAAAAGGGATTGGAAACCGTTCGGCAGCTCGCCGGTGACGCCGTTGATAAGATGCAGGAGAATTTACCGGAAAACGAAAAGCACTTTGCAACGTTCTTGGCTGACAATTGTTTCGGCGATTATTATACTCGCAAAGGTCTGGATGCCAAGACGCGGGAACTGATTACTTTTGCAATGCTGATTTCGCTGGGCGGTGCGGACCCACAAGTTAAGGGACACATTCGCAATAACGTGACGGTGGGTAATGATAAGGACACGCTATTGTCCGCCATTACGGTATTATTGCCATTCATTGGCTACCCAAGAACGTTAACGGCGTTGAATTTATTAAACGAAATTATTCCAGAAAATAACTAA